The DNA sequence CAGTGGGGATGCCAAATATGCTTCGCATGCACATCCGCTCAAAGGACGCAAGAAGATCATTATTCATAATGCTCTGCAAAAAGGCGAAAAGGTCCTTCTCTTGACGATGGAGGGTGGTCAAATGTTTGTTGTGGCCGATCGCGTTTAGGAGGTGAATGAGGATGCTGCCGACATTAACAGTGTCAGAAGATGATCTGACAAATGATTTTGAGATTACAGAGACTATACAGGAAACCAAAACGTATCGTATGGATCTGGATACGATACGTGTGCAGGGATTTACGGATGAGCAGGAAGCCATGAAACAGGCTATCTTTAAGATCCTGCAGACCGAGCGATACCGATATGATAAGGTGTACAGCAATAATTACGGCTCGGAGCTGTTGGGTCTGATGGGGAGGCCTGTTCCGTATGTATTGGCAGAGATCCCGCGCCGTATTACGGAAGCGTTGACATGGGACGAGCGAATCACAAGCGTAGATGGGTTTTCTTTTGAGACAAAAAAGGGAAGGGTGCATACTGTGTTCAGCGTGCACACCATATACGGAACGCTTGACCTTGAATGGGTGGTGACGATATGACGAATACAAAAGAAGAGATTTTACAACGGATGCTCGAGCAGGTCACCGATCGACTGGATAAGCGGGAAGGCAGTGTGATCTATGATACGAGAGCACCTGCAGCGTATGAGCTGTCTCTGGCATATGAGGAGATGCAGAGACTGTATGCGAATACGTACGCGCGTACGGCCGACAGACAGGGACTTATCGAATGCGCGGCTGAGCTGGGTCTGCAGCCGTATCCTGCAACGTATGCGGTACGCAAGGGTGTGTTTGTGCCGACAGGTATCGATATTCCGATCGGTGCACGATTTAATTATGAGAAGCTGAATTTTGCTGTCACCGAAAAAATATCAGACGGCGAATATATGCTGACCTGCGAGACGATCGGTACGGTCGGGAACGAAGGGAGCGGTCTGTTGATCCCGATCGAATACATACAGGGACTTGAGACTGCCGAGCTCGTCGATATATTGGT is a window from the Selenomonadales bacterium genome containing:
- a CDS encoding DUF2634 domain-containing protein encodes the protein MLPTLTVSEDDLTNDFEITETIQETKTYRMDLDTIRVQGFTDEQEAMKQAIFKILQTERYRYDKVYSNNYGSELLGLMGRPVPYVLAEIPRRITEALTWDERITSVDGFSFETKKGRVHTVFSVHTIYGTLDLEWVVTI